AGGTCGACATTTTGCTCAACGGCGAACCGGTGGACGCGTTCAGCTCGATCGTCCACAAGGATAAGGCCTACTCCTACGGAGTGGCGATGGCCGCGAAGCTCAAGGAATTGATCCCGCGCCAGCAGTTCGAGGTGCCGGTGCAGGCCGCGATCGGGGCACGGGTGATCGCCCGTGAGACCATCCGCGCGATGCGCAAGGACGTGCTGGCCAAGTGTTACGGCGGTGACATCACCCGCAAGCGCAAGCTGCTGGAAAAGCAGAAGGAAGGCAAGAAGCGCATGAAGGTGGTGGGACGCGTCGAAGTCCCGCAGGAGGCCTTCGTCGCCGCGCTGTCGACCGGCGAAACCAGCAAGGACAAGCGCTAGCGCTCAGGCTTGCGGGCGATCAGGGCCACCGCCTCCAGGTGATCCTGATTGGCGCGGAAGACCTTGCGCATCGCCATGATGCGCTGCCGGGCCTGCGGGTTGCGCCGCACATTGTTGAAGAAGCGCAGCGCGCCGCGCAGGCCCTCGTCGGCGATGATCCGGGTCGGGCTGAGCAGCTTCATCGGATGGTGATCGGTCCATTCGATCTCGAAGCCCGCCTCGGTGACCAGTTCGGTCCAGGCCCTGGTGGTCAGGGGACGGGCACCTACCTTGATGGTGCGCGACAGCGCCTTGGAGATCTGGTCGACCACGGACTGGTCGACGTCGTCCGGTTTCAGGGAAAGCTCATGCAGCCCCCAGCGTCCACCCGGCGCCAGCGTGCGGAAGACCTCACGGGCGATCGTGGACTTGTCGGCCGCCGACTGCATGGTGAGCATGGCTTCGGAGATCACCACATCCGCGCTGCCATCGGGTAGGCCGTTGGCGCGGGCATCGCCTTCACGGACTGCCGCATCGTGGTGCCCGGCGAGCACCGCGGCGATCTGGCGGCGGGCGTCCTCGTTCGGGTCGACTCCGGTATAGGTGGCGTAGCCACCGTCCAGGACGAGCTGGGCGGTCCGGCCGATGCCCGGGCCGAGCTCGACGACCCGGTCGGCGGAGGAGATCTGCAGGCTGCCGAGCAGCCGGCGGGTCAGGTCGATGCCGCCGGGACGCAGCACCCGCTTGCCCATCTTGGCCAGCAACCAGTGGCCGGCCGCGCGGTGTTCTTCGGAGGTCGTGGGGCCGCCGGTCTTTTCCGAGTACGTGGTTTCGGTCATGGGATCCACTCTTTTCTGGGAGGTTGTCTTCTGCGCGGGTGCCCGGATCAGTGCTGTGCGGAGGAGT
The Brooklawnia propionicigenes DNA segment above includes these coding regions:
- a CDS encoding class I SAM-dependent methyltransferase, with translation MTETTYSEKTGGPTTSEEHRAAGHWLLAKMGKRVLRPGGIDLTRRLLGSLQISSADRVVELGPGIGRTAQLVLDGGYATYTGVDPNEDARRQIAAVLAGHHDAAVREGDARANGLPDGSADVVISEAMLTMQSAADKSTIAREVFRTLAPGGRWGLHELSLKPDDVDQSVVDQISKALSRTIKVGARPLTTRAWTELVTEAGFEIEWTDHHPMKLLSPTRIIADEGLRGALRFFNNVRRNPQARQRIMAMRKVFRANQDHLEAVALIARKPER